AGAGTTCAGCCTAATGAAGACACGTCTAGCAATCTTGGAGCACTGATACCTACCAAAAACAGAGCAAACGAGGTCATAAACCCTTCCTTAGTTAGTTCCCAGGTACCGCCATACTCTTCCTCatctatttgctggaagctgctaAAATACAGGTACAGTACGCCGGCATTGATTAGGCAAAATCTGTCCAAAAACAAAAAGTGGAAACACTTTAAGATACAAAAGCAAAATCATGTCATCATCTACATTTTTGATactaaattaaagggaacctgtcaccaggattttgtatatagagctgaggacatgggttgctagatggccgctatcacatccgcaatacccagtccccatagctctgtgtgcttttattgtgtgaaaaaacaatttgatacatatgcaaattaacctgagatcagtccagcgtgaaggagcccagcaccgccccggatcctcagaatctcctccttgctccccgacgtcgcaaagctagagcgccgtaatctcgcgatgagcgagctagcgcatgcgcagtgtcgtcatagtgttccttccttgTGCTGGCataagcctcagggaacgaactgcgcatgcgctagctcgcacattgcgagattacggcgctctggctttctgatgttgaggagcaaggaggagattcggaggatccggggcagtgctgggctccttcacgctggactcatctcagggacaggactcatctcagggacaggactcatctcaggttaatttgcatatgtatcaaatgtgtttttttacacaataaaagcacacagagctatggggactgggtatagcagatgtgctagcggccatctagcaacccatgtcctcagctctatacacaaaatcccggtgacaggttcccttttaataaAGTGTTCCGGGACTACTTAGTAAAGcagtctaaggctagtttcacactggcgGTAAAttcttccagcagaggagcagcctGTCGGAAGACATCATATCCGGCATAGCCGTAGCACcgccaggccccattgactataattgcgGGATCCAGCCTGTTTCCGGCATTCGTGCCAGGATTCGGCCGGACCAATACCTCTGCAAGTAGTGTTTTATGTCTGGCCGAATCCCGGCGCTAATGCCGGAAACAAGCTGCATCCCTGCCGAGTCCTATTATAATCAATGCACTCTGGAGGGGTCAGGTAGTATGcggctatgctggatacgatATCTTTAAGCAGACTGTTCTTCTGGAAGAATTTACCACTAGTGTGAATATAGCTTAAGGTCCTCAGTGTGATCAGGGTGCTATGTCTTTACCAGTAGAAAATTCAATCAGTTGGACACATTTTAAGCACTTTTCTTGAGTCTGTTCAGGCCGGAAGCTGCTTTTCTCAGCCTATGGGAGGGTCAGCTGTCATACTGTCAACTGGGCTTCTTCATGGTCTCTATCAGACCACCAGAGACCCCCCATTACACTTAGGGCTCATCCACACGACGTGGTTTTTATCTGAATCCATTCCGCATTGtttgtggattggatgcagacctattcactgcaatgggaccgcaaaagatgcggacagcactccatgaaaaagattaaaataaatagaacatgtcctattcttgtccattttgcgtacAAGGATAGGAAGGTTCTACAGAGGACAGGATtaaccattccgcaaaatgcaaaacgcacacggccggtatccgtgttttgcagatccgcaaaaacagCCATGTTTATGAGCCCTCTGGGCAATGGATCCTGCCGCGAATTCACCACACATGATCATTTCCCAATAGCCTGGCGACACCTGTCTGTCCAAAAAGCCAGGAATTAGGCTAGGGTCACATGTATGTAGTCTTCTCTGGCAGAGGAGAAGACCACCAGAATGACCGTATCCGGCATAGCAGGACACCActggatccccattcactatTATGGGATCCGTTGGGTTTCTGGCATGAATGCCGACTTTCTGCAAGAAAAATACTGCTGCGTGCAATGGGGTTTTGACATTTTTGCTGGACACCCAACGAATCCCATCATATTAAAGGGGGATCAGGTTGGCCTTGGTGTAGGTAATTCCAGCAGTCCGCCcctctgccggaacagactaCCGGGATGCTAAATGCAGATGTGACCGAAACCTTAGAGAACATCTTCTTGTCTTGATCACCGTGTATGCGAATTCAGAATATACTTACATAGCTATTCCCACAAATCCCTTCAGAGGAACGATACCCCAAATCACGCCCAGTATGATGGCCAAGATCTGCCGGATCCAGTAGATGACATCCAGGAACTCATCCTGTGGGTGACAGAGCAGGGAAGGTCACCTGGTTAATCTCTACACAGGGTTAGTTATTTTCTGCCTGCACATCCAGAGGCTTAGGACACCACGTGGTGTAGTCATTCTCCTCCAGCAGCAGGTCAGACCCGCTGAGTCAGCAACGCCAACCAGAATAAATCCCTCTCTACTAATAATCCTcctaaaaggggggaaaaaaaagacatgACCCTACAGTTAAGGAACTGCATCTCAGGCAAAGGTTCATTCAGACGTCATTTACTACAGGGGGTCACATGCCCCATTAGAAAAAGTAGGGGGTGTCCACATGGATGGCATATGATCTGTCCAGACTGGGCAGCTGACAGGGGACGAATAGTTCTGCGGTTTTCTATCCTCCATCATTTGGCTCCGGTGACCGGTGGGACAAGCATAGCACATCAGTACAAGTAGGATTTTAAGgagttgactttttttttttttattcaaatcgtttttattaaacaataaatacatattataacataatacaatatgttgactttttctttctttaaattaTCCACGATGCAGATTCAGTGAACAACAATACTCATAAGTATATCACCACTCAGTATTATCATGAatccatacactacatataccttCGCTAAAACATattatgggcaaaaaaaaaaaaattaccagaaacttgacctttccaaactccctcccccccttaccctaccctaaccccccaaccctaacattggtcttgaccatcacatgactatataaccacgtgggtatgagataaccattcagtccacattttttcaaacttctgaggacaccctctcttcacatacacccctttttcgagtaccagcatgtcatgcaccttccgttcaaactcactcagtgtgggcggactcccctggatccacctcatagcgatcagtttcctggccacatatagcaatctccccgcagctaccctaaccggttcatttcctccaatttcagacacataccccagaatacacaccttaggatctttttgaattcttAATGTCAATTTACTATTAATCATTTCTACAACTTCCTCCCAATAGTTAGcaactactggacaagaccacaacatatgtaataagtctgcaccatcttccatacactttgggcacttgtcatcacctcttactcctatctttttcaggaacaccggtgttttgtacactctgtgtataataaatagttgggacagtttgccctgttcacttagagacaccttggggactgcttctaaaatatcttcccacatatccttagacatatcccccacgtcagcctcccactttttcattcttgaaagcggatatccctctaagaatttttccattagaagagcgtacacctgtgatattaaccctctttttccccctcccgacggaagaacaagcttatggaccacctccatttgagctatcacaCATCCCTTCCGCATCGTGACCCCAAGGGCATgtcttatttgaagatatttataaaaccactccttggggatattaaattcctgctgcaggctttgaaatgacttacatgtcttgtccttaattaattgtccaattctcgtcactccataagtttcccagttcctaagtcctggtatggccaatagttctggcaacaagtggttctttccaataggtgaaagttcactaatacctcccactcctcttagcagcttcacttttgcccaaacttttttcatgagttcaatcagaggaagtttttccctccctgcatgcattcctaaaccttccagaatgcccatgaggtcacgactgccc
This window of the Bufo bufo chromosome 6, aBufBuf1.1, whole genome shotgun sequence genome carries:
- the RAB5IF gene encoding respirasome Complex Assembly Factor 1, with protein sequence MSSAKRKDEHPVSNGGVKVKQSPWSKALRADAAWDDKDEFLDVIYWIRQILAIILGVIWGIVPLKGFVGIAIFCLINAGVLYLYFSSFQQIDEEEYGGTWELTKEGFMTSFALFLVVWVIFYTAIHFD